The following are encoded in a window of Candidatus Cloacimonadota bacterium genomic DNA:
- the xseB gene encoding exodeoxyribonuclease VII small subunit: MKFEEALKKLEEIVSSLENGIDELDKVVSLFEEGSELVRYCNKKLEKVENQIEVLSSKLNKSENDEKRNNE, translated from the coding sequence ATGAAATTTGAAGAAGCTCTTAAAAAATTGGAAGAAATTGTTTCCAGTCTGGAAAATGGAATTGACGAACTGGATAAAGTCGTTAGTTTGTTTGAAGAAGGTTCGGAGCTTGTTCGGTATTGTAACAAGAAACTCGAGAAAGTGGAGAACCAGATCGAAGTTCTTTCAAGCAAATTGAATAAATCCGAAAATGATGAGAAGAGGAATAATGAGTAG
- a CDS encoding polyprenyl synthetase family protein, with protein sequence MSSDKMLLKKDIKEKREQVNIAMDRFLPRKDEYPKQIHKAIRHTLFAGGKRLRPYLMLNTYQLFEDDIKDILLVAGALELLHTYTLIHDDLPEIDNDEYRRGKKACHVLFGSDIALLAGDALLVNAFDAINSTELDDKIKLTLIRELAIAAGHTGLIAGQMVDIESEGKKVSAKILDFIHYNKTTRLINLSIRFGCLLADAPEEDFKRMEKVGNKLGLAFQITDDILDIEGTQATLGKTIGKDAKLKKATYPAIHGMEKSKEKAEKLIEEVKGLLDHYGEKAETLKLLADFIMTRKF encoded by the coding sequence ATGAGTAGCGATAAAATGCTTCTGAAAAAAGATATTAAAGAAAAAAGGGAGCAGGTAAACATTGCGATGGATCGTTTCCTGCCGCGCAAAGATGAATATCCAAAGCAAATACATAAAGCTATTCGTCATACTTTATTTGCCGGAGGAAAAAGACTTCGTCCTTATTTAATGTTGAATACATACCAGCTTTTTGAAGATGATATTAAAGACATTTTACTTGTTGCCGGAGCTCTTGAACTGCTTCATACATATACTCTGATCCATGATGATCTTCCGGAAATTGATAATGATGAATACAGACGCGGGAAAAAAGCCTGTCATGTTCTTTTCGGTTCTGATATTGCTCTCCTTGCCGGTGATGCTCTTCTCGTTAATGCTTTTGATGCCATAAATTCAACTGAATTGGATGATAAAATAAAACTTACTCTCATTCGGGAATTAGCGATCGCAGCCGGTCATACAGGTTTGATCGCAGGACAAATGGTCGATATTGAAAGCGAAGGAAAAAAGGTTTCAGCAAAAATACTCGATTTTATCCACTACAATAAAACAACTCGCTTGATCAATCTTTCTATTAGATTTGGTTGTTTGCTGGCTGATGCTCCTGAGGAAGATTTCAAACGAATGGAAAAAGTCGGTAATAAACTTGGTTTAGCGTTCCAGATTACAGATGATATCCTGGATATTGAAGGAACACAAGCAACTTTAGGAAAAACTATCGGTAAGGATGCTAAATTGAAAAAAGCAACTTATCCCGCAATTCATGGTATGGAAAAATCAAAAGAAAAAGCAGAAAAATTGATTGAAGAAGTAAAAGGACTGCTCGATCATTATGGTGAAAAAGCGGAAACCTTGAAGTTACTTGCTGATTTTATCATGACCAGAAAATTTTAA